In Agrococcus jenensis, the genomic window CGTGCGCCGCGTGGAAGGCGCGCAGCTCGTGCTGCGGCAGCCACGGGTGCGACTCCACCTGGTTCACGACCGGGAACACGCCCGTCTCGCCGATGATGCGCCGCAGGTGCTCGTCGGTGAAGTTCGAGACGCCGATCGAGCGGATCCGGCCCTCGTCGCGCAGCGCGATCAGCGTGCGCCAGACGTCGACGAACTGCCCGCGCGCCGGGCGCGGCCAGTGGATCATGTAGAGGTCGACGGGGGAGCCGAGCGCAGCCTCGCTCGCCGCGAACGAGGCGCGCACGGCATCCGCCGACTGGCTCTGCTCGCCCCAGAGCTTGCTCGTCACCGTCAGGGTCGTGCGGTCGAGCCCGCCCTCGACCGCGCGCCGCACCGCGTCGCCGACCTCGCGCTCGTTGCCGTAGAGCTCGGCGCCGTCGATGAGCCGGTAGCCGGCGGCGAGCCCCGCGTCGACGACCGCGCCGGCCTCATCGGCCGGCACCTTGTAGAGGCCGAAGCCCAGCGCGGGCATGCTGCGCCCGTCGAGCAGGGGCAGGTCGGCGGGCATGGCTCGATTGTCGCAGGCTGGGACCGCCCGGCTCCTCCCTCGCTCGGGGGAGGCTGCGGGAGCAGCGGTCAGCGCGGCAGCTCGACGGGCGCCGTCTCGGGCGGCTCGCCGATGCCGTGGCGGAGGTCGGGCTGGTGCCGGCGGAAGACCGCCGCGATCGTCGCGGCGATCGCCACCATCACGACCGCCACCCAGACGCCGCCGACGCCGCCGATGGCGTCGATGCAGACGCCCGCCACCGCCGACCCGACCGCGGCGCCCAGCAGCTGCCCGGTGCCGATCCACGCGTACGCCTCCGGGGTGTCGGCGAACTTCACCGTGCCGGCGATGATCGCCGAGAACGCGGCGAGCGCGGGCGCCGTGCCGATGCCGGCGATGAAGAGCGCGATCGAGAGGCCGACGACCTCGGTCATCGGCAGCGCGATCGCCATGCCGATGAGCACGATCGTCAGCCGGATCGCGACCGACCACGGCGTGATGCCACGGCTGCCGAGCGCGAAGCCGCCGATGAGCGAGCCGAACGCCGACACGGCGAGCACGATGCCGGCCTCGAGCGCGCCCTCGCCGAAGGTCGCGACGACGCCCGCCTCGACCGCCGAGAAGCCGCCGATGAACATGGCCGAGACCACGACGGAGAGCAGCACGGGCGGCTTCCGCAGCACGCGTCCGAGCTTGCGCGAGGTCGGCGGGATGCGCAGCCGCCGCACCTCCGGCGAGACGATGAAGAAGGCGGCGCCGACGGCTTGGATCGCGATGGTGACGAGGAGCGTCGGCCCGGTGCCCATGACCGAGACGAGCAGCGTCAGCAGCACCGGCCCGAAGACCCAGATGATCTCCTGCAGCGCCGCGTCGAACGAGAACAGCGGCGACAGCAACCGCTGCGGGACCATGCGCGGGTAGAGCGTGCGCACGGTCGGCGTGACCGGCGGCATCGCGGCGCCCGCGACGGCGCCGGCGAGCACATCCGCCCACAGCGGCACGCTGAGCGTGGCCATCGACAGCAGCGCGGCCACCGACACGGCGGTCGTCGTCACGAGCACCGCGACGGTGCCGAAGCGGGCCATCAGCCGCGTGACGAAGGGGCCGGCGATCGCCATGCCGACGGAGAAGGCGGCGAGCACGAGACCGGCGGCCGTGTAGGAGCCGTGCTCGTGCTCGATGTGCATGAGGATGCCGAGCGAGTACATGCCCGCGGGGAAGCGCGCGATGAGCTGGGCGAGGATGATGCGCGCGAGCCCAGGGACCCTCAGCACCTCACCGTACGCGCGCACCAGGACAGCCTAGGACGACGAGCGCCCTCCGCGGCGCCCGACTCGTCAGCGGTCCGCGTCGGCGCGCGGCGCCGTGATGAGCACCGCGGCGACGAGCGCCACGACCGCGGCCCCGACGTGCGCCAGCAGCCCGAGCTGGCTCGACAGGTCGAACGGCGCGACCGGGTTCCAGGCGACCGCGATCGCGAGGAAGACGGGCACCCACCACCAGTGCTTCGCCTGCACCGCGAACCAGCCGATGATGAGCGCGAGCACGGCGATCACGAAGCGGAGCGTCTCGTACCACTCGCTGCCGATGAGCAGCGTGCCGACGACGAGCGCGATCGCCAGCAGGATGCCGGGGGCGAGCGCGTTGCGCTGGACGCTCGGGCCGTAGCGGTCTGGCTCCATGGGTGCTGCACTCCTCCGGGTCGGCTTCCACCGTACGGCCACCGCGGAGGGCGTCAGTCCGCGAGCGCCTTCCGGATGCGCTGGAGCGAGACCGGACCTGCGGTGCCGAGCTGCTGCGCGAAGAGGCTGACCCGCAGCTCCTCGAGCAGCCAGCGGGCGGCGATGAGCCGCTCCGCCTTCGCCGATCCGTCGGTGCCGGGGACGGCATCCGTCACCGCCGGCGCGAGCGGCAGCGTGCCGCCCGCCGCGGTGAAGAGCGCCACCGCCTGCTCCACCTCGGTCATCCACGTGCGATCGCGGTTGGCGGTCTCCGGCAGCCGCTTCACGCGGTGCTCGATCGCGCGCACGTAGACCTCCAACCGGCCGAGCCGGTCGAGGCCTGTGCGGCTGACGAAGCCGTCGAAGACGAGCTGGTCGAGGTGCCCCCGGGCGTCGGCGAGCGCCGCCATGTGGGCGAGGGTCGCGCCGTCGCGGATCGCGCGGTCGGCGAGCCGGGCGGAGGTCAGGATGCGCGCCACCTGCGACGCGAGCGCGAACATCCGCTCGACGAGGCCGTCGGCGACGCGGGCGCGCAGCGCCTCGAAGTCGGCGACCGTGGCCGGAGCCGTCGTACCCAGTTCGGCGTCGATGATCGCGAGCATGAGGTCGTCGAACAGCCGGTCGGTCGACGCGTAGGGGCTCGCGCCGAGCGCCAGCTTCTCGGCCGCCGTGAGGTTCGACTGCACGTAGGGCCCCGGGCTCGGCACCTGCCGCAGCAGCAGCTGCCGCACCGCCGCGCGCTGGTCGCGCTGCTGCGCCTCGCGGGTGGCGGAGAGGCGGATGCCGACCGTCGCCCTGCCTGCCCCCGCACCCTTCGCCGCCGGCCCGGTGATCGCGTAGCCCGGGTAGGCCCGCACCGTGTTGCCGCCCTGCCGCACGTCGATGTGCTCCGGCAGCTCGGTGTCGAAGCCGGCGACCTCGTCGCGCTCGAGGTCGCTCGTCACCTTCACGGCGACCTTCGCCACCTGCGTGCGCGCCTGCTGGCCGAAGCGCCGCTGCAGCGCCTCGAGGTCCTTGTCGGCGCCGAGCCGGCGCCCCCGGCCGTCCTCGACCGCGAAGGTCGGCTTCAGGTGGTCCGGGATGCGGTGCCAGTCGACATCCGTCGCCGCCGCCTGCACGTAGGCGGTGCGGGAGATGCGCGCGGCGAGCACCTCCGCGATCGAGCGGGAGGCGGCGCCGCGGCCCTCGCCGCCGGCCGGCGGCTCGGCCGGCAGCTCGGCGAGCATCCCGCGTGCCCAGTCGGCGGCCGGCACGACGTGCTTGCGCACGTGCTTCGGCAGGCTCTTGATCATGGCGGTGAGCAGCTCCTCGCGCATGCCGGGCACGAGCCAGTCGAAGCCGGCGGGGGTGAGCCGCGGCAGCACCGCGAGCGGCACGTGCACCGTCACGCCGTCGTCGGCGGCGCCCGGCTCGAACCGGTAGCTGAGCCGCAGCCGCTGCTCGCCCTGCTGCCACTTCGTCGGGAACGCCTGGCTGTCGACGGTCGCGTCCTCGCCGGTGAGGTCCTCGCGGCGCATCGTCAGCAGGTCGGGCGTGGTCTTCCGCGCCTCGCGCCACCAGCCCTCGAAGCTGCGGGTGGACGCGACGTCGGCCGGGATGCGCGCGTCGAAGAAGTCGAAGACCGCCTCGTCGCCGACGAGCAGGTCGCGGCGGCGCTGGCGCTCCTCGAGCCGCTCGAGCTCGCGCCGCAGCTCCTTGTTCCTGCGGTCGAAGTCCTGGGGGCTGTCCCACTCGCCGTCGACGAGCGCATGGCGGATGAACAGCTCGCGCGCGTGCTCGGGATCGATGCGCGAGAACTGCACGCGGCGCCGCTCGACGATCGTGACGCCGAAGAGCGTCACCTTCTCGAAGGCGACGACCGCGCCCTGCTTGCGCTCCCAGTGCGGCTCCGACACCTGCCGCTTCGCGAGGTCGCCGGCGAGCGGCTCGGCCCAGGCGAGGTCGATGGATGCTACGTTGCGGGCGAAGAGGCGGCTGGTCTCCACGAGCTCGGCGGCCATGACCGCGTGCGGCGGCTTCTTGGCGAGCGCCGAGCCGGGGAAGATCTGGAACCGCGCGCCGCGGGCGCCGAGGTACTCGGGGCGCACGCGCATCCGCCGCTTGTCGCCCTTGTCGCCGGGCCGCGACTGCTGCGGCTTCTGCGTCTCGTCGAGCGTGCCGATGCGGCCGAGCAGGCCGGACAGCAGCGCCTTGTGGACGGCGTCGGCGTCGACGGACGTGGCGAGGGAGCCCACCCCCTCCGCTGGTCGAGTAGCTGACGAAGTCCGCGTATCGAGACCACCATGGCGGCTCTCGTCTCGATACCCGCCTTCGGTGCTGCTCGACGAGCGGAGAGGCTTCAGCCCCATCGACCTCGTCAGCTGCCGCACCACGTCCTGCCACTCCCGCACGCGCAGGAAGCTGAGGTGCTCCGCCTTGCACGCCTTGCGGAACTGGTTGCCCGAGAGCGCCGCCTGCTGCGCCTGCAGGTGCCGCCAGAGCGAGAGCAGCGTGATGAAGTCGCTCGTCGGGTCGACGAAGCGCGCGTGCATCCGGTCGGCCTCCTCGCGCCGCTCGAGCGGGCGCTCGCGAGGGTCTTGGATCGTCAGGCCCGCGACGATGGCGATGACCTCGTGGGCGACGTCCGCGTCGCGGCCGGCCAGCGCCATCCGCCCGAACCGCGGGTCGACGGGCAGGCGCGCGAGCTCGCGGCCGATCTTCGTGATGGAGCCCTTCGCCGAGATCGCGCCGAGCTCGCGCAGCAGGTCGTGGCCGTCCTTGATGCCGCGCGAATCGGGCGGCTGCAGGAACGGGAACTCCTCGAGCGGGCCGAGGCCGAGCGAGGCGGCCTGCAGGATGACCGCGGCGAGGTTCGTGCGCAGGATCTCGGGATCGGTGAAGGCGGGGCGCTTGTCGAAGTCGGCCTCGGCGTAGAGGCGGATCGCGATGCCCGGCGCGACGCGGCCCGCGCGGCCCGAGCGCTGGTTGGCGCTCGCCTGGCTGATCGCCTCGATCGGCAGCCGCTGCACCTTGCTGCGGGCGGAGTAGCGCGAGATGCGGGCGGTGCCGGTGTCGATGACGTGTCGGATGCCGGGCACGGTGAGGCTCGTCTCGGCGACGTTCGTGGCGAGCACGACGCGGCGGCGGATGCCCGGGCGGTGCGAGCGCTCGAACACCCGGTGCTGGTCGGCGGCGCTCAGGCGCCCGTAGAGGGGGAGGATCTCAGTGGTGGCGCCGAGCCGGCCCTGCAGCTGGTCCTGCGCGTCGCGGATGTCGGCCTCGCTGGGCAGGAAGACGAGCACGTCGCCGCTGTCGTCGCGGGCGATCTCGGCGAGGGCCGACTCGATGCCGTCGATCGGGTCGAGGTCGACGTGCTCGTCGGGCTCGCCGTCGCCGTCCTCGTCCTCGTCCATCGCCTCCGCGACGAGCGGGCGGTAGCGGATGTCGACCGGGAAGGTGCGGCCTGAGACCTCGATGATCGGGGCGCCGCCGAAGTGCCGGCTGAACGACTCCGGGTCGATCGTCGCGCTCGTGACGATCACCTTGAGGTCGGGGCGGCGGGGGAGGAGCCGCTGCAGGTAGCCGATGAGGAAGTCGATCGTGAGGCTGCGCTCGTGCGCCTCGTCGATGATGATCGTGTCGTACTGCTTGAGGTCGCGGTCGCGGTGCATCTCGGCGAGCAGGATGCCGTCGGTCATCACCTTGATCTGCGTCGCCGCGCTCACCTGATCGGTGAAGCGCACCTTATAGCCGACGGCGCCGCCGACCTCCTCGCCGAGCTCCTCGGCGATGCGCTCGGCGATCGTGCGCGCCGCGAGCCTGCGGGGCTGCGTGTGGCCGATGCTGGAGCGGCCGAGCTCGAGGCACATCTTCGGCAGCTGCGTAGTCTTGCCCGAACCCGTCGCGCCGGCGACGATCACCACCTGGTGGTCGCGGATCGCCGCCATGATCTCGTCGCGCGCCGCGCTGACGGGCAGATCAGCCGGGTACTCGATGCGCATCCCTCCATTCTCCCGTGCTCCGCTGTGCCCGCGCACCCGCGCCCCCGCGCCCCGACCCGGCCCGCGAGCATCCGCCCACTCGACCCCTTCTCTCCGACTCGACCCGCTGTACGAGGTCCACTCGGCGCGAAGGGGTCGAGTCGCCGCGGGAAGCGGTCGAGTCGACGGCGACGGGTCGAGTCAACGGCGGCGACTCGTCCACAGCAGCCGGAGCGCGCGCCGATGTGACGTCGCCGATCCTGGGACAGTCGCGCGCATGACTGCTCCAGATGCGCCGACCAAGACTGACTGGGACGTGCCGACAGGGACGGAGCCGGGCGACCTCCTGGCGCTGCGGCGCCGACGAGACCTGATCCGCGGCGATCCTGCCGCTCAGCCCGATCGCGACGAGTCGCTCGCACGCGTGCGTCGTGGCGTCTACGCGCAGACGGAGGAGTTGAGGCTCGCCAGCAGGCGGGCTCAGTACCTCAGCCGCATCCAGGCGGTCTCGGCCACCAGGGACCACCCCGTCTTCGCGCGCGAATCCGCGCTCGCCGTGCACGGGCTCCCCTTCGGGGTCGAGCCGGAGTGGGTCTTCACCGCAGGGGGCGCCCGAACTGCAGGCACCAAGGCCGGCGTGGTCCACTCCCCGGTGGCGCTCGATGCGCTCGACACCGTCACGGTGGGCGAGCTGCTCGCATGCTCGCCGGCGTACGCGCTCGCGGATGTCGCACGGAGGCGAGACGCGCTGGTGGCTGTGGCGGCGCTCGACGCGGCACTGCGAGCCGGGCTGGTCAGCGTGGACGAGGTGCTCGACGCGCTGTCCAGGCAGGGACCTCGAGGCCGGCGCCGAGCCGAGTGGTGCATCCGCTTCGCCGATGGCGCGTCGGAGTCGGTCGGCGAGTCGTACAGCCGAGTGCGCATCCACCAGCTCGGGTACCCTGCGCCGGAGCTGCAGCCGTGGGTGACCGGTCAGAGCGGCAGGCAGTACCGTCCGGACATGCGGTGGACTCGCGACGTCCGTCGGCCGCTGCTGGGGGAGTTCGACGGCGCCGTGAAGTACGGCGAGCTCGCCGATCGCGCAGGCAGGACCGCGGCGCAGGCGCTCGCTGACGAGAAGGCGCGGGAGGACGATCTCCGCTTCGAGCACGACGTCGTGCGCTGGATCTGGGAACACTTGATGCGGCCCGCGCTGCTCGATGCCGTGCTCGCGTCTCACGGCCTGCCCCGGGTGCGTCCGCTCCTCATCAGCATCGGTCGGGCGTGAAGCGACTCGACCCGTTCGCGCCGACTCGACCCGCCGCAGCGGGTCGGCTCGGCGGAAGGGGGTCGAGTCGGCGCCGGCCGCGGGCGGCGCCACTCTGGCGCTTCCCAGGGGGCGCAGGCAGGATGCCGAGCATGGACATCCACGACAACGGACCGCAGCGCAACGCGTTCGACATCGAGACGGCGACGCGCGAGAACTCGAACTACCGCACCGTCGCCTGGACCGGCGAGCACCTGCAGGTGACCCTCATGTCGATCCCGCCGGGCAGCTCGATCGGGCTCGAGGTGCACAACGGCACCGACCAGTTCCTGCGCCTCGACGCGGGCAGGGGGCGCGTCGTGATGGGCCCCTCGAAGGATGACCTGCCGTTCGAGCAGGAGGTCTCCGACGGGTGGAGCGTGCAGGTGCCCGCCGGCACGTGGCACGACATCGTCAACATCGGCGACGAGCCCATGCGCCTCTACGCCATCTACGCGCCGACCCACCACGCGCAGGGCATCGTCCAGCCCACCGCCGAGGATGCCGACGCCGACGAGGAGGCGGGCCGCGACGAGCCGCCGTCGTGGGTCGAGGAGGTCGACACGAAGGGCGAGGAGAAGGCCTAGCCCCGAGACGACGAGACGCCCGCCGAGCTGATCGGCGGGCGTCTCGTCGTTCGCGGCTGCGCGAGCGGATGCTCGTCAGCGGTGCGACGTGCCCTGGTCGTCCGAGGCGTCGCCCTCCGGCGCCGCGTCGACGTCGGTCTCGGCGGGCGCCGTCGCGATGTCGGGGTCCGCGCCGATCACGGTCGTGCCGTCGTGGGCGTGCTCGCTCGGGCCGGGGTGCGACGTCGTGTCGTCGTCGGGAAGGGCGGGGTTCATGACGGTCTCCTCTGCGTAGGCCTCGGTGCCGGACGCCCCGACACCGGCGTATCCGGGTGCACCGGCAGCTGCAGCGCCGGCGGCCCCGGAGGATGCCGCGGCGCCGGTGGCCGAGGCGACAGTCGCGTCATGCGCGGTCGCACGCGCCGTGCCGTGCGCGGTCGCACCCGCCGTGCCGTGCGCGGCGCCCTGCTCCGACCGCCGTGCCGTGCCGTGCGTCGGGTCGTCCGAGTCGTCGGTGTCGCCGTCGAACGGGTTGTCGCCGATGAGCGGGGGCAGCTCCTCGCCGTGCTCGCCGCGCCGCTCGAGCACGAAGATCGACGCGAGCATCGTGATGATCGACAGCCCCACGAACACCCAGCCGATGATGCTGTTGGGCAGCAGGCCGAGCCCGTCGGTGACGCGCGTGTAGCTGAGGATGGCGAACAGGGCGCCGACCGCGACGAGCGCGGCCGTCAGCACGACGAACCACGTCGGCCGCGTGCGGCGGGTCGCGATGGCGGCGCCCATGACGAGCGCTGCGAGACCGAGCAGGTAGTGCATGCGGTCAGCCTAGGCGCACGCCCCTGAAACCGCGACGAACCCCATCTCAACGGAGCACGTGGTGTCGCGAGGGCACGATCACCTCGCGCTACCACCCGCTCCGTTGAGGATCAGGCGACGAGGATGCGCGACACGCGCACGCGGCGCAGGTCGGTGGCCGCGCCTACGATGGAGCGAGTGACCAGCCAGCCCGCAGCAACCCCGTTCGGGGCGTTCGCCGGGCAGCAGGGCATCCAGCACTCGGCGCAGCAGCACGGCCAGCACGCCACCGAGCAGGGCCAGCACTTCGGCACCTACGCGGCCGATCACCTGCCGCCGACCTACCCGGAGCGCGCCGCCTGGGGCACGGCGCAGCCGCTGCGCGCCTGGCAGCAGGAGGCGCTCGAGCAGTACTTCCGCACCGAGCCGCGCGACTTCCTCGCGGCGGCCACCCCGGGCGCCGGCAAGACGACCTTCGCCCTGCGGCTCGCCTCCGAGCTGCTCCGCCGCGGGGCCGTCGCCCGCATCACGGTCGTCGCGCCGACCGAGCACCTCAAGCAGCAGTGGGCCGACGCGGCGCACCGCGCCGGCATCCGCCTCGACCCCGACTTCTCGAACGGCGACGGCGACTACCCCCGGCAGTACCACGGGGTCGTCGTGACGTACGCGCAGGTCGCCGCGCGCCCGCCGGTGCACGAGCGCATCACCCGCTCGGCGCCGAGCCTCGTCATCCTCGACGAGGTCCACCACGCGGGCGACGCCCTCTCGTGGGGCGACGCGGTGCTCGAGGCGTTCGGCCCCGCCGCGCGCCGGCTCTCGCTCACGGGCACGCCGTTCCGCAGCGACACCGCGCCGATCCCGTTCGTCGAGTACGTGCGCGACGAGCGCGGCATCCGCCTCTCGCGCACCGACTACGCCTACGCCTACGACCACGCGCTGCGCGACGGGGTCGTGCGGCCGGTGCTGTTCATGGCCTACGCCGGCACGATGCAGTGGCGCACGTCGATGGGCGACGAGATGCGCGCCACCCTCGGCCACGGCGACACGAAGGACATCACGAACGGCGCCTGGCGCACCGCGCTCGACCCGGGCGGCGAGTGGATCCAGCAGGTGCTGCGCAGCGCCGACGTGCGGCTCACGCACGTGCGCCAGACGGTGCCGGATGCCGGCGGCCTCGTGATCGCGACCGACCAGGCGCAGGCGCGCCAGTACGCGGCGCTGCTGCGCGGCATCTCGGGGGAGGAGCCGACGGTCGTGCTGTCGGACGATCCCGGCGGCTCCGACCGGATCAGCGCCTTCTCCGAGGGCACGCAGCGCTGGATGGTGGCGGTGCGGATGGTGTCGGAGGGCGTCGACGTGCCGCGGCTCGCGGTCGGCGTCTACGCGACGAGCTCGTCGACCCCGCTGTTCTTCGCGCAGGCGATCGGCCGCTTCGTGCGCTCGCGGCGCCGCGGCGAGGTCGCGACGATCTTCCTGCCGTCGGTGCCGCCGCTCCTGACGCTCGCCGCCGAGCTCGAGCGGCAGCGCGACCACGCGCTCGACCGCGAGCAGTCCGACGACCAGCTGCTCGACGACGACGCGATGGATGCGGCGGAGCGCGGCGACAGCGACGACCGCGAGGCCGCGCCCTTCACGTGGGAACCGCTCGAGTCGAGCGCCACGTTCGACCGGGTGCTGTTCGGCGACGCCGAGTTCGGCCAGCTCGTCGAGCCGGCCACCGAGGAGGAGCTGGACTTCATCGGCATCCCTGGTCTCCTCGACGCGGAGGACGTCTCCGACCTGCTGAAGCGGCGGCACGCGCGGCAAGCCGCGCGCATCCGCGACCGGCCGCCGAGCCAGGAGGCGCC contains:
- a CDS encoding aldo/keto reductase; the encoded protein is MPADLPLLDGRSMPALGFGLYKVPADEAGAVVDAGLAAGYRLIDGAELYGNEREVGDAVRRAVEGGLDRTTLTVTSKLWGEQSQSADAVRASFAASEAALGSPVDLYMIHWPRPARGQFVDVWRTLIALRDEGRIRSIGVSNFTDEHLRRIIGETGVFPVVNQVESHPWLPQHELRAFHAAHGIVTQAWSPLGRSRLLDDPVIGRIAAAHGVSPAQAIIRWHLQLGGGLTPKSTHPERLRENLDVDGFSLDDDDLAAIAALETGERTGTHPDDRQ
- a CDS encoding MFS transporter, coding for MRAYGEVLRVPGLARIILAQLIARFPAGMYSLGILMHIEHEHGSYTAAGLVLAAFSVGMAIAGPFVTRLMARFGTVAVLVTTTAVSVAALLSMATLSVPLWADVLAGAVAGAAMPPVTPTVRTLYPRMVPQRLLSPLFSFDAALQEIIWVFGPVLLTLLVSVMGTGPTLLVTIAIQAVGAAFFIVSPEVRRLRIPPTSRKLGRVLRKPPVLLSVVVSAMFIGGFSAVEAGVVATFGEGALEAGIVLAVSAFGSLIGGFALGSRGITPWSVAIRLTIVLIGMAIALPMTEVVGLSIALFIAGIGTAPALAAFSAIIAGTVKFADTPEAYAWIGTGQLLGAAVGSAVAGVCIDAIGGVGGVWVAVVMVAIAATIAAVFRRHQPDLRHGIGEPPETAPVELPR
- a CDS encoding DUF6804 family protein, whose protein sequence is MEPDRYGPSVQRNALAPGILLAIALVVGTLLIGSEWYETLRFVIAVLALIIGWFAVQAKHWWWVPVFLAIAVAWNPVAPFDLSSQLGLLAHVGAAVVALVAAVLITAPRADADR
- the hrpA gene encoding ATP-dependent RNA helicase HrpA, encoding MRGHSGARENGGMRIEYPADLPVSAARDEIMAAIRDHQVVIVAGATGSGKTTQLPKMCLELGRSSIGHTQPRRLAARTIAERIAEELGEEVGGAVGYKVRFTDQVSAATQIKVMTDGILLAEMHRDRDLKQYDTIIIDEAHERSLTIDFLIGYLQRLLPRRPDLKVIVTSATIDPESFSRHFGGAPIIEVSGRTFPVDIRYRPLVAEAMDEDEDGDGEPDEHVDLDPIDGIESALAEIARDDSGDVLVFLPSEADIRDAQDQLQGRLGATTEILPLYGRLSAADQHRVFERSHRPGIRRRVVLATNVAETSLTVPGIRHVIDTGTARISRYSARSKVQRLPIEAISQASANQRSGRAGRVAPGIAIRLYAEADFDKRPAFTDPEILRTNLAAVILQAASLGLGPLEEFPFLQPPDSRGIKDGHDLLRELGAISAKGSITKIGRELARLPVDPRFGRMALAGRDADVAHEVIAIVAGLTIQDPRERPLERREEADRMHARFVDPTSDFITLLSLWRHLQAQQAALSGNQFRKACKAEHLSFLRVREWQDVVRQLTRSMGLKPLRSSSSTEGGYRDESRHGGLDTRTSSATRPAEGVGSLATSVDADAVHKALLSGLLGRIGTLDETQKPQQSRPGDKGDKRRMRVRPEYLGARGARFQIFPGSALAKKPPHAVMAAELVETSRLFARNVASIDLAWAEPLAGDLAKRQVSEPHWERKQGAVVAFEKVTLFGVTIVERRRVQFSRIDPEHARELFIRHALVDGEWDSPQDFDRRNKELRRELERLEERQRRRDLLVGDEAVFDFFDARIPADVASTRSFEGWWREARKTTPDLLTMRREDLTGEDATVDSQAFPTKWQQGEQRLRLSYRFEPGAADDGVTVHVPLAVLPRLTPAGFDWLVPGMREELLTAMIKSLPKHVRKHVVPAADWARGMLAELPAEPPAGGEGRGAASRSIAEVLAARISRTAYVQAAATDVDWHRIPDHLKPTFAVEDGRGRRLGADKDLEALQRRFGQQARTQVAKVAVKVTSDLERDEVAGFDTELPEHIDVRQGGNTVRAYPGYAITGPAAKGAGAGRATVGIRLSATREAQQRDQRAAVRQLLLRQVPSPGPYVQSNLTAAEKLALGASPYASTDRLFDDLMLAIIDAELGTTAPATVADFEALRARVADGLVERMFALASQVARILTSARLADRAIRDGATLAHMAALADARGHLDQLVFDGFVSRTGLDRLGRLEVYVRAIEHRVKRLPETANRDRTWMTEVEQAVALFTAAGGTLPLAPAVTDAVPGTDGSAKAERLIAARWLLEELRVSLFAQQLGTAGPVSLQRIRKALAD
- a CDS encoding cupin domain-containing protein codes for the protein MDIHDNGPQRNAFDIETATRENSNYRTVAWTGEHLQVTLMSIPPGSSIGLEVHNGTDQFLRLDAGRGRVVMGPSKDDLPFEQEVSDGWSVQVPAGTWHDIVNIGDEPMRLYAIYAPTHHAQGIVQPTAEDADADEEAGRDEPPSWVEEVDTKGEEKA
- a CDS encoding DEAD/DEAH box helicase, with translation MQHSAQQHGQHATEQGQHFGTYAADHLPPTYPERAAWGTAQPLRAWQQEALEQYFRTEPRDFLAAATPGAGKTTFALRLASELLRRGAVARITVVAPTEHLKQQWADAAHRAGIRLDPDFSNGDGDYPRQYHGVVVTYAQVAARPPVHERITRSAPSLVILDEVHHAGDALSWGDAVLEAFGPAARRLSLTGTPFRSDTAPIPFVEYVRDERGIRLSRTDYAYAYDHALRDGVVRPVLFMAYAGTMQWRTSMGDEMRATLGHGDTKDITNGAWRTALDPGGEWIQQVLRSADVRLTHVRQTVPDAGGLVIATDQAQARQYAALLRGISGEEPTVVLSDDPGGSDRISAFSEGTQRWMVAVRMVSEGVDVPRLAVGVYATSSSTPLFFAQAIGRFVRSRRRGEVATIFLPSVPPLLTLAAELERQRDHALDREQSDDQLLDDDAMDAAERGDSDDREAAPFTWEPLESSATFDRVLFGDAEFGQLVEPATEEELDFIGIPGLLDAEDVSDLLKRRHARQAARIRDRPPSQEAPEPLYRNMREERQLLNSLVAIVAKRRGEAHALVHAESRRVCGGPPVAQASMQQLRDRIRYLRKVVDKR